In a genomic window of Glaciimonas sp. PCH181:
- the ubiA gene encoding 4-hydroxybenzoate octaprenyltransferase gives MNRLKLYFQLIRLDKPIGILLLLWPTLIALWLASAGKPDWKIVVIFCVGTVLMRSAGCAINDYADRDIDKFVARTVQRPITSGKIAGWEALMVAAVLALLALLLILPLNTFSKQLSVAAVVIAGTYPYFKRFFAIPQAYLGIAFGFGIPMGFAAVQNSVPLAAWVLLIANIFWAIAYDTEYAMVDREDDLKIGIKTSAITFGRYDVLAVMVCYAVSFGIVFLVGRQYGLQGWFNVGLLVAVAFAVYHYTLIRKRERAGCFAAFRHNNWLGAVLFCGVALDYALR, from the coding sequence ATGAACCGACTCAAACTGTATTTTCAACTCATCCGGCTCGACAAACCCATCGGCATCCTGCTATTGCTGTGGCCAACGTTGATCGCTCTGTGGCTTGCCAGTGCAGGCAAACCCGACTGGAAAATCGTCGTCATTTTCTGCGTTGGCACAGTCCTGATGCGCTCCGCTGGCTGCGCAATCAACGACTATGCCGACCGCGACATTGATAAATTCGTCGCTCGCACCGTGCAGCGCCCGATTACCAGCGGCAAAATCGCAGGCTGGGAGGCATTGATGGTGGCCGCCGTTCTGGCGCTGCTAGCATTGCTGCTCATTTTGCCGCTGAACACATTCAGCAAACAACTATCGGTGGCAGCAGTCGTGATCGCTGGCACCTACCCCTATTTCAAACGTTTTTTTGCCATTCCGCAGGCTTATCTGGGCATCGCATTTGGCTTCGGCATCCCGATGGGCTTTGCCGCAGTACAAAATTCTGTGCCACTGGCAGCGTGGGTCTTACTCATTGCAAATATTTTTTGGGCGATTGCTTACGATACCGAATACGCGATGGTCGATCGTGAAGATGACCTTAAGATCGGCATAAAAACCTCGGCCATTACCTTCGGTCGTTACGATGTTCTGGCGGTAATGGTATGTTATGCGGTCAGCTTCGGCATCGTGTTCCTGGTCGGACGACAATATGGGTTGCAAGGCTGGTTTAACGTCGGTTTGTTGGTGGCCGTGGCTTTTGCCGTTTATCACTACACACTGATACGCAAGCGGGAACGCGCTGGCTGTTTTGCAGCGTTCCGACATAATAATTGGCTGGGTGCGGTACTATTTTGTGGCGTTGCACTAGACTATGCACTACGATAA
- a CDS encoding LysR substrate-binding domain-containing protein — MTLTELKYIVAVARVKHFGHAAEACFVAQPTLSVAIKKLEDELGVVIFERGGSEISVTPLGLQIVAQAERVLEQTATIREIANQNKDPLAGPLRLGIIYTIGPYLLPPLVKTMIDRVPQMPLVLQENFTVRLLELLRQGELDAAIMALPFQEHGLMVQPLYDEEFVVALPKDHAWASRESIRAEDLKSETMLLLGNGHCFRDQVLEVCPEMSRFSTTGDGIARTFEGSSLETIRHMVASGIGITALPQASVPDLNTKVGNLRYIPFSSPRPSRRVVIAWRKSFTRRAAIESVQQAVLACGLPGVTFLRDAEATEG; from the coding sequence ATGACTCTGACCGAATTGAAATACATCGTGGCAGTAGCCCGCGTAAAGCATTTTGGGCACGCCGCTGAAGCTTGCTTCGTCGCCCAGCCGACTTTGTCCGTCGCCATCAAAAAATTGGAAGACGAATTAGGCGTCGTGATTTTTGAACGCGGCGGCAGTGAAATTTCTGTCACGCCGTTAGGCTTACAGATTGTCGCCCAAGCTGAGCGCGTATTGGAGCAGACCGCCACCATCCGCGAGATTGCCAATCAAAACAAAGATCCACTAGCTGGCCCGCTGCGATTGGGCATCATCTATACCATCGGACCTTATTTGCTGCCGCCATTGGTCAAAACCATGATCGATCGCGTGCCGCAAATGCCGCTGGTTTTGCAAGAAAATTTCACCGTCCGGCTGCTTGAATTACTCCGTCAGGGTGAGTTGGATGCCGCGATTATGGCGCTGCCATTTCAAGAACATGGCTTGATGGTGCAGCCGCTGTACGATGAAGAATTCGTCGTCGCTCTGCCGAAAGATCACGCATGGGCCAGTCGCGAAAGTATCCGCGCCGAAGATCTGAAATCCGAAACCATGCTGTTATTAGGCAACGGTCATTGCTTCCGCGATCAGGTGCTGGAAGTCTGCCCGGAAATGTCGCGCTTCTCTACCACTGGCGACGGCATCGCCCGTACCTTCGAAGGTTCGTCGCTGGAAACCATTCGCCATATGGTGGCCTCGGGCATCGGCATTACCGCCTTGCCCCAAGCATCCGTGCCAGACCTCAACACCAAAGTTGGCAATCTGCGTTACATCCCGTTCTCGTCGCCACGGCCATCGCGCCGGGTAGTGATTGCATGGCGTAAAAGCTTTACCCGCCGCGCTGCAATCGAATCGGTACAGCAAGCTGTGCTAGCTTGTGGTTTGCCGGGCGTGACTTTTTTACGGGATGCCGAAGCGACTGAAGGCTAA